Proteins from one Chroococcidiopsis sp. CCMEE 29 genomic window:
- a CDS encoding IS1 family transposase — MNQAKGVLLNEEAPLAFFSKLLHISFELVAGGSSKIENTHLNLRTRINRLARKTICFSKPFPCMI, encoded by the coding sequence ATGAATCAAGCTAAGGGCGTTCTTCTAAACGAGGAAGCGCCCTTAGCTTTTTTTAGTAAGCTGTTACACATTTCATTTGAATTGGTAGCAGGCGGGTCATCAAAAATAGAAAACACCCACTTGAATCTGCGTACTCGGATTAATCGTTTAGCTCGGAAAACTATTTGTTTTTCCAAGCCTTTTCCATGCATGATATAG
- a CDS encoding KH domain-containing protein → MSLNRSVPQPPNKAISNSETATVPDYAELVRFLIQPFLESPDSLSVDCEISPNNSKVWIRVAFEGEDKGRVFGRGGRNIQGIRTVVAAAAALAGHSVYLDIYGSQAFNNLSDTETGRNQVEQTQSRERRGNTPKPELKPRSQSSSS, encoded by the coding sequence ATGTCTTTGAACAGGTCAGTACCTCAGCCACCCAATAAAGCTATAAGCAACAGTGAAACAGCAACAGTTCCTGATTACGCTGAACTGGTGCGATTTCTAATTCAGCCATTTTTGGAGTCCCCTGACTCTTTGAGTGTAGATTGCGAAATTTCTCCTAACAATTCAAAGGTATGGATTCGGGTGGCGTTTGAAGGCGAAGATAAAGGGCGAGTATTCGGTCGGGGTGGACGTAATATTCAGGGGATTCGAACTGTAGTTGCAGCTGCTGCTGCATTAGCCGGTCATTCAGTCTATCTGGATATCTACGGCAGCCAAGCCTTTAACAACCTGTCTGATACAGAGACAGGTAGAAATCAAGTAGAGCAAACACAATCTAGAGAACGGCGTGGAAATACTCCCAAACCTGAACTCAAGCCTCGCTCTCAATCTAGTTCTAGCTAG
- the kdsB gene encoding 3-deoxy-manno-octulosonate cytidylyltransferase — translation MDILAVIPARYDSQRFPGKPLVMIDDRPMVQWVYEAAKSCPAFSQVVVATDSEAVAECVRSFGGAVEMTHSDHQTGTDRVAEVAQRYPQMGAIANVQGDQPFVTPQMLTQLVTPYLQGKSPPMTTLACALQQAGYSDPNVVKVLCDRQNRALYFSRSPIPYYRHPTNCAPVLHHLGLYAFRREFLAEYAKLSPTPLEQCEGLEQLRVLEHGYAISVCQTDKAVLEINTPADLLQAQSLIAKNLVKQ, via the coding sequence ATGGATATTTTGGCAGTGATTCCTGCGCGGTACGACTCGCAGCGCTTCCCTGGTAAACCCCTAGTGATGATAGACGATCGCCCAATGGTGCAATGGGTATATGAAGCAGCTAAAAGCTGCCCAGCTTTTAGCCAAGTCGTCGTCGCAACAGATAGTGAAGCCGTAGCCGAATGCGTGCGTAGCTTTGGTGGTGCAGTAGAAATGACCCACAGCGATCACCAAACGGGTACAGACCGAGTGGCAGAAGTAGCACAGCGCTATCCCCAGATGGGGGCGATCGCCAATGTTCAGGGAGACCAGCCATTTGTAACACCACAGATGTTAACGCAGTTAGTCACCCCCTACCTACAGGGAAAATCACCCCCGATGACGACCCTCGCCTGTGCTCTGCAACAGGCGGGTTATTCTGACCCCAACGTAGTGAAAGTACTGTGCGATCGCCAAAATCGTGCCCTCTACTTCTCTCGTTCCCCAATCCCCTACTATCGCCATCCGACGAATTGCGCCCCAGTCTTGCACCATCTCGGACTGTATGCATTTAGGCGTGAGTTCCTGGCTGAATATGCCAAGCTGAGCCCGACACCGCTAGAACAGTGTGAAGGATTAGAACAATTGCGGGTTCTAGAACACGGCTATGCCATCAGTGTCTGCCAGACTGACAAAGCTGTGCTGGAGATTAATACACCGGCTGATTTGCTGCAAGCGCAATCCTTAATTGCCAAAAATTTGGTTAAACAATGA
- a CDS encoding glycosyltransferase, protein MILVTVGTEQFPFNRLMRWIRVLIDRGFIQEEIVVQYGSCTDLPAGVISYSLLAQDRFQELIQQARLIVGHCGEGTVILLGATSTPYILVPRSQRFGEHVDDHQIELAVALAQVGVPIAWSPGDLVRFLALPRSCSPVTVSAATFSQRLKNRFG, encoded by the coding sequence ATGATTCTAGTCACTGTGGGCACTGAACAATTTCCGTTTAACCGCTTAATGCGTTGGATACGGGTGCTTATTGATCGAGGTTTTATTCAGGAAGAAATAGTAGTCCAGTATGGAAGCTGTACTGATTTGCCTGCTGGGGTTATATCTTACTCCCTATTAGCACAGGATCGTTTTCAGGAGCTAATTCAGCAAGCCCGTCTGATTGTCGGTCATTGTGGGGAAGGAACAGTTATTCTCTTAGGGGCTACTTCCACACCCTACATCTTGGTACCCCGTAGTCAACGCTTCGGAGAACATGTTGATGACCATCAAATTGAACTGGCAGTTGCTCTAGCCCAAGTCGGGGTGCCCATTGCCTGGTCACCAGGAGATTTAGTGAGGTTTCTGGCCTTACCTCGATCGTGTTCTCCAGTCACAGTTTCAGCTGCGACCTTCTCTCAGCGTCTCAAAAACCGCTTTGGGTAA
- the rpsP gene encoding 30S ribosomal protein S16, whose translation MIKLRLKRYGKKREASYRIVVINSRDRRDGRPLEELGFYNPRTDETKLDVPGLVKRLQQGAQPTDTVRRILEKANVFEQVSTSATQ comes from the coding sequence ATGATCAAACTGCGATTGAAGCGATACGGTAAAAAACGGGAAGCTAGTTACAGGATTGTTGTTATTAATAGCCGCGATCGCCGCGATGGTCGCCCTCTAGAAGAATTAGGCTTCTACAATCCGAGAACGGACGAAACCAAGTTGGATGTTCCTGGACTTGTCAAGCGACTCCAACAAGGTGCACAACCGACTGATACCGTGCGTCGCATCCTTGAAAAAGCTAATGTCTTTGAACAGGTCAGTACCTCAGCCACCCAATAA
- the pssD gene encoding PssD/Cps14F family polysaccharide biosynthesis glycosyltransferase produces the protein MKIMLICSAGGHFQSMLEIHSFWETHERVWVTFPTATTKAALEEEKVYWAWSPTNRNLHNLLRNFFLACKVLFQERPNLVISTGAGVAVPFLILAKILGSQTVFIELFTRVEQLSLSARLVLPFLDALYVHWPQLQVCYPRAELIPSYLKSS, from the coding sequence ATGAAGATTATGCTCATTTGCTCTGCTGGAGGTCATTTTCAGAGCATGCTAGAAATACACTCTTTTTGGGAAACCCATGAGCGGGTTTGGGTTACTTTCCCTACTGCTACTACTAAAGCAGCTCTAGAAGAAGAAAAGGTTTATTGGGCTTGGAGTCCCACAAATCGAAACTTGCACAACTTACTACGTAATTTTTTCTTAGCTTGTAAAGTGCTTTTTCAAGAGCGTCCTAATTTGGTAATTTCTACAGGAGCGGGAGTAGCAGTACCCTTTTTAATTCTAGCAAAAATTTTAGGCAGCCAAACAGTTTTTATTGAACTGTTCACACGAGTTGAGCAGTTAAGTTTATCGGCAAGGTTAGTTTTACCCTTCCTGGATGCCCTCTACGTTCACTGGCCTCAACTCCAAGTTTGTTACCCTCGAGCAGAGCTTATTCCTTCCTATTTAAAATCTTCATGA
- a CDS encoding sugar transferase, translating to MISQLPLLKLELQVTVLNEIPLIKLPACLSIFEAMALQETCQNLLRNKPKRIVLDFSQIIFIDSSGIGALINTLKTVEEQGVELVLWSVHPQVRTALLLAKLDHLMIDSETNAMSLADTHQLKAQPPAHHPSVRSRIKRLIDILGALIGLGITAIFFIPIAIAIKLDSPGPILFSQTRCGLLGRHFRLWKFRSMVANAEELKLEVENQIEGPLFKNKNDPRITRVGKFLRRMSLDELPQFWNVLKGEMSLVGTRPPTLDEVEQYTLPQWQRLNVKPGITGEWQTNGRSQISNFDEIINLDLRYQNNWSPIYDLKLILKTLVILFEKNNFAI from the coding sequence ATGATTAGTCAACTTCCACTACTTAAACTAGAGCTTCAGGTTACAGTTTTGAACGAAATTCCCTTAATCAAATTGCCTGCTTGCTTAAGCATATTTGAGGCAATGGCTCTACAGGAAACTTGTCAGAACCTTTTGCGAAATAAACCGAAGCGGATTGTCCTTGATTTTAGCCAGATTATTTTTATAGACAGCAGTGGTATAGGTGCACTAATCAATACTTTGAAAACAGTCGAAGAGCAAGGGGTTGAGTTGGTTCTTTGGAGTGTGCATCCTCAGGTAAGAACTGCTTTGCTCCTGGCAAAACTCGACCATCTAATGATCGATTCAGAAACTAACGCTATGTCTCTAGCAGATACTCACCAACTAAAAGCTCAACCACCCGCTCATCATCCTTCAGTACGCTCTCGAATTAAACGGCTTATAGATATCCTAGGCGCTTTGATAGGGTTAGGCATTACAGCTATTTTTTTTATTCCTATTGCCATTGCTATTAAACTTGATAGTCCAGGTCCAATTTTATTTAGTCAAACCCGTTGTGGTTTATTAGGAAGACATTTTAGACTGTGGAAGTTTCGTTCTATGGTTGCCAATGCCGAAGAACTAAAATTAGAAGTTGAAAATCAAATTGAAGGTCCTCTTTTTAAGAATAAAAATGATCCTCGGATTACACGAGTAGGTAAGTTTTTACGGCGAATGAGTCTAGATGAGTTGCCTCAATTTTGGAATGTACTAAAAGGAGAAATGAGTTTGGTGGGAACCCGACCTCCAACTCTCGACGAAGTTGAGCAATACACTTTGCCTCAGTGGCAACGCCTAAATGTTAAGCCTGGTATTACTGGTGAATGGCAAACAAATGGTCGCTCTCAAATTTCTAATTTTGATGAAATCATCAACTTAGATTTACGTTATCAAAATAATTGGAGTCCAATTTACGATCTGAAGCTCATTTTAAAAACATTAGTAATTCTTTTTGAAAAAAATAACTTTGCCATCTAA
- the ffh gene encoding signal recognition particle protein, with protein MFEALSDRLESAWKKLRGQDKISHSNIQEALREVRRALLEADVNFQVVKDFIAEVEAKAEGAEVIAGVRPDQQFIKIVYDELVRVMGETNIPLAQADTSPTIVLMAGLQGTGKTTATAKLALHLQKQNRSCLLVATDVYRPAAIDQLVTLGKQIEVPVFELGSDADPVEIARQGVERGRAEGVDTVIIDTAGRLQIDQDMMAELARIKQTVQPQETLLVVDAMTGQEAANLTRTFHEEIGITGAVLTKLDGDSRGGAALSVRQISGQPIKFVGIGEKVEALQPFYPDRMASRILGMGDVLTLVEKAQEEIDLADAEKMQEKILSAKFDFTDFLKQMRLLKNMGSLGGIIKMIPGMNKLSDDQLRHGETQLKRSEAMINSMTSEERRNPDLLASSPSRRRRIARGAGYKETEVGKLVSDFQKMRSLMQQMGQGGFPGMPGMFGGGGMGNPYAVDGGRPAQPGWRGYGGSTGNKKKKKEKKKKGFGTL; from the coding sequence ATGTTTGAGGCACTATCTGACCGTTTAGAATCTGCTTGGAAAAAGCTGCGAGGCCAGGATAAGATTTCCCATTCCAATATTCAAGAGGCACTGCGGGAAGTGCGCCGTGCCCTGCTAGAAGCAGATGTCAATTTTCAAGTAGTCAAAGATTTTATTGCCGAAGTCGAAGCCAAGGCAGAGGGAGCCGAGGTAATCGCTGGGGTGCGACCCGATCAGCAGTTCATTAAAATTGTTTACGACGAACTGGTACGGGTGATGGGGGAAACCAATATTCCTCTCGCTCAAGCGGATACATCACCTACAATTGTTCTGATGGCGGGGTTGCAAGGAACTGGAAAAACCACTGCTACGGCAAAATTGGCTTTGCACTTACAAAAGCAGAATCGTAGCTGTCTCCTCGTGGCAACGGACGTATATCGTCCAGCAGCTATCGATCAGTTAGTGACACTAGGTAAGCAAATTGAGGTACCGGTGTTTGAACTGGGAAGCGATGCTGATCCAGTAGAGATTGCACGCCAAGGAGTCGAGCGCGGCAGGGCAGAAGGTGTTGATACTGTAATTATCGATACCGCTGGGCGGTTGCAAATTGACCAAGACATGATGGCGGAGTTAGCCAGGATCAAGCAGACTGTTCAACCTCAGGAAACGCTGCTGGTGGTGGACGCTATGACTGGTCAGGAAGCGGCGAATCTCACGCGCACATTCCACGAAGAAATTGGTATTACAGGTGCAGTTCTCACCAAACTAGATGGGGATAGTCGTGGCGGTGCGGCGCTGTCAGTGCGGCAGATTTCTGGTCAGCCAATCAAGTTTGTTGGGATAGGGGAGAAGGTTGAGGCGCTGCAACCGTTTTATCCAGACCGGATGGCTTCACGGATTTTAGGTATGGGTGATGTCCTGACGCTAGTAGAAAAAGCTCAGGAAGAGATTGATCTTGCAGATGCTGAGAAGATGCAGGAGAAAATCCTGTCGGCTAAATTTGACTTTACAGACTTCCTCAAGCAGATGCGCCTGCTGAAGAATATGGGGTCGCTGGGTGGCATCATCAAGATGATTCCAGGGATGAATAAATTGTCGGATGACCAGCTACGGCATGGAGAAACCCAGCTAAAGCGTTCTGAGGCAATGATTAATTCCATGACATCTGAGGAGCGCCGCAACCCAGATCTGTTGGCAAGTTCGCCTAGCCGCAGACGGCGGATTGCCAGGGGCGCTGGTTATAAAGAGACAGAGGTGGGCAAGTTGGTGAGTGATTTCCAGAAAATGCGATCGCTCATGCAACAAATGGGGCAAGGTGGCTTTCCTGGTATGCCAGGAATGTTTGGTGGCGGCGGCATGGGCAACCCTTATGCAGTAGATGGAGGTCGTCCAGCACAACCTGGGTGGCGAGGGTACGGTGGCAGCACAGGCAACAAGAAAAAGAAAAAGGAGAAAAAGAAGAAAGGCTTTGGGACGCTTTAG
- a CDS encoding KpsF/GutQ family sugar-phosphate isomerase: MQCIEDKTYVLQVVKLLLLEADAITKAANRLHLEQVERAVELLAHCQGKVILAGVGKSGIVARKIAATLTSTGTLAVYLHPADALHGDIGIVSPKDVAIVLSNSGETDELVAMLPYLKSRQVPIIALVGNLHSTLARNADVVLDAAVDKEACPFNLAPTTSTTVALSLGDALAMTLIQVKGLTPEDFALNHPAGRLGKRLTLRVRDLMHTGVETPTVSPQAAWIEVLSTISLGGLGAVNVVDDSGCLVGIITDGDLRRLLQKVKQKDPETLTASSMMTPNPVVVSPDLLAYHALQLMENRPSQISLLPVVDGQQHCVGLIRLHDIVRSGL, encoded by the coding sequence ATGCAGTGCATAGAGGACAAAACTTATGTTTTACAGGTTGTCAAACTGCTTCTATTAGAAGCAGATGCAATTACAAAGGCGGCAAATCGGCTGCACTTAGAACAAGTAGAACGGGCAGTTGAGCTGTTAGCTCATTGTCAAGGCAAAGTAATTCTAGCAGGCGTAGGCAAATCAGGGATTGTAGCACGTAAAATCGCTGCGACTTTGACGAGTACGGGTACGCTTGCAGTTTATCTTCATCCAGCTGATGCCTTACATGGCGATATCGGAATTGTCAGTCCAAAAGATGTTGCCATCGTCTTGAGTAACAGTGGTGAAACTGATGAACTAGTGGCGATGTTACCCTACCTCAAGTCTCGGCAGGTGCCAATTATTGCCCTGGTAGGCAACCTCCACTCCACCCTGGCTCGTAATGCAGATGTAGTGCTAGATGCTGCCGTTGACAAAGAAGCATGTCCGTTTAATTTAGCACCCACTACCAGTACAACAGTTGCCTTGTCACTTGGGGATGCTCTGGCAATGACCTTGATCCAAGTCAAAGGATTAACTCCTGAAGATTTTGCCCTCAACCATCCAGCCGGACGATTAGGCAAGCGGTTGACTCTCAGAGTAAGAGATTTGATGCACACTGGTGTGGAGACTCCCACTGTTTCACCTCAAGCCGCTTGGATTGAAGTGCTCAGTACAATTAGCCTGGGGGGTCTTGGTGCGGTCAATGTTGTGGATGATTCAGGCTGTTTAGTAGGAATTATTACGGATGGCGATCTGCGACGATTGTTGCAAAAAGTCAAACAAAAAGATCCGGAAACACTGACAGCAAGTTCAATGATGACGCCAAATCCGGTTGTAGTTTCCCCCGATTTACTGGCATACCATGCCTTGCAATTAATGGAAAATCGTCCCTCCCAAATTTCTTTGTTACCTGTTGTGGACGGGCAGCAGCATTGCGTCGGTCTGATTCGCCTGCACGACATCGTTCGTAGCGGACTCTAG